One genomic region from Deinococcus aerolatus encodes:
- a CDS encoding MerR family transcriptional regulator, which translates to MVSDPRERALYTIGQFAKFTGFPVKTLRYYDEVGVLKPAFVDSDTGYRSYTEAQRKQMHFLAQLHVLDLTVEMLRDFMRDPTLEHQGALIDWKIAQLEQEIRDRQQGLESLKRVRAYPWSGQQYEVIAEERSSRSWACVHYVTQMKGFEKDREQAFRTVRAFLTRRGVTPAGSPMVFSLPIQDMRGVHKGVEVYAGFELTDPVPAEGEVLVGTTPSGFWYGVKHTGPYEHIWHVMTMLFEHLQRSGVRVQRGAGEFLQQEVFHVGPWDTAEAGRWVTDVRWLVRPDDSGCVVPRVLGGRGSDSG; encoded by the coding sequence ATGGTCAGCGATCCACGTGAACGGGCGCTCTACACCATTGGGCAGTTCGCGAAATTTACAGGATTCCCGGTCAAAACACTGCGGTATTACGACGAGGTGGGGGTGCTCAAGCCGGCGTTTGTAGATTCGGACACGGGATATCGGTCGTACACCGAAGCTCAGCGTAAGCAGATGCATTTTCTGGCTCAATTGCACGTGCTTGACCTCACGGTAGAAATGCTCCGGGACTTTATGCGAGATCCTACGCTGGAGCATCAGGGGGCGTTGATCGACTGGAAGATCGCGCAACTTGAGCAGGAGATCAGAGACCGGCAGCAAGGTCTGGAGTCACTGAAGCGCGTGAGGGCCTACCCGTGGTCCGGACAGCAATACGAAGTGATTGCCGAGGAGCGGTCGTCGCGGTCTTGGGCGTGCGTGCACTACGTGACCCAGATGAAGGGGTTCGAGAAGGATCGGGAACAGGCCTTCAGGACGGTACGCGCTTTCCTGACGCGGCGTGGTGTGACACCGGCCGGCTCACCTATGGTGTTCAGCCTACCGATCCAGGACATGCGGGGCGTGCATAAAGGTGTAGAAGTGTACGCGGGTTTCGAGCTGACTGACCCTGTCCCGGCTGAGGGAGAAGTTCTGGTGGGCACGACGCCTTCAGGTTTCTGGTACGGGGTGAAGCATACGGGGCCGTATGAGCACATCTGGCATGTGATGACGATGCTGTTCGAGCACCTTCAGCGGTCGGGGGTACGGGTGCAGCGGGGGGCAGGGGAGTTTCTACAGCAGGAAGTGTTCCATGTGGGTCCGTGGGATACCGCGGAGGCTGGGAGATGGGTGACCGATGTGCGGTGGCTGGTCCGGCCGGACGACTCTGGGTGTGTGGTGCCGAGGGTCCTTGGAGGGCGGGGCAGTGATAGCGGTTGA
- a CDS encoding ATP-binding protein, with translation MSDPNLGSQVPRPPFPSDRLIGRADDLKLALALLAQPHVRLLTVRGPGGIGKTRFVLELAHTLTPQFELGVVWIDLVSLRDPAEVLPAIAHALGVQGSEGLSARIGLRGLLLVLDSFEHLIGAATDLAALLAQAPHLRVIITSRVVLKLHGEQEFPLGPLSTRKTEARALSPAAELFVERARAIDPRFCLTPRIQTLVTRICEQLDGLPLALELAAARLRVVELDGLIEWLDRSLDTLADGPIDSAPHAASMRATLQWSVDLLTVEERTVFGTCGVFIGGFTLSALAAATQRPDVWVLLTRLAEHSLVHPTHPMTGHESRWVMLEPVRAYAAEYLETSGGEEVRDRHADYFLALLERCQVQVNDLTATSLSVLRTEDANMHAALLHFVCRGRWQEAWRMLADVLTTYWHVTGFHASPRRFILDMVYGAINLAAPEQRRFAQATLGALVVHDQHDTRRVDQAIRGLQDSIEAFHEQGDGSSEAYALSCLVKLLIDCHQAEHSLQYFERLRDLPFTREHTAFRANVLHNLGVTYSILERYGAALQHLEASRTLKEELHDVAGLAWTAQAHAWIAYRTNAPETAWTQATTAWRWLHDVQDVNLMSRLLRLFALLGGPSEQGEWTVRLLAYDRHLRSTTGQAMDARYAGPIAELRDRLYAQLGSVAFDNIWHAAGEDDAPRVLQAVDEWLRDSPKSRAVSDPTNSLTPRERDVLRALAQGATDKKIAQQLGISAGTVSKHVTNMLGKLDLRNRVELARWAAQHHLEG, from the coding sequence ATGAGCGACCCAAACCTTGGGAGCCAGGTGCCCAGACCGCCTTTCCCTTCGGACCGTCTGATCGGGCGAGCGGATGACTTAAAGCTTGCGCTCGCTCTGCTCGCCCAGCCGCACGTGCGTCTGCTCACCGTACGGGGACCAGGAGGAATCGGCAAAACTCGATTCGTCTTGGAACTCGCTCACACCCTTACGCCGCAATTCGAGCTTGGGGTTGTATGGATAGACCTTGTGTCACTACGCGACCCCGCGGAAGTGTTGCCAGCGATTGCGCACGCACTCGGTGTACAGGGATCTGAGGGACTGTCCGCACGCATCGGTTTACGTGGTCTGCTGCTTGTTCTCGACAGCTTCGAACACCTCATCGGTGCGGCCACCGACCTGGCTGCCCTCCTCGCGCAGGCCCCCCACCTGCGTGTCATCATTACCAGCCGTGTGGTACTGAAACTGCATGGTGAGCAGGAATTCCCGCTCGGCCCACTTTCGACGAGAAAAACGGAAGCTCGTGCGCTCAGCCCGGCGGCCGAGCTGTTCGTGGAACGCGCTCGGGCGATCGACCCACGCTTCTGCTTAACGCCGCGCATCCAAACGTTGGTGACACGGATATGCGAACAGCTCGACGGCCTGCCGCTGGCATTGGAACTCGCCGCCGCGCGACTGCGCGTCGTGGAGCTTGACGGCCTGATTGAGTGGCTCGACCGGTCCCTTGACACGCTGGCTGACGGGCCTATCGACAGTGCGCCGCATGCGGCATCCATGCGCGCAACGCTCCAATGGAGCGTGGATCTGCTTACGGTGGAAGAACGTACCGTGTTCGGTACCTGCGGCGTGTTCATCGGTGGCTTCACACTCTCCGCCTTGGCCGCCGCCACGCAACGACCGGACGTGTGGGTACTGCTGACCCGGCTGGCCGAGCATAGCCTTGTGCACCCCACCCATCCCATGACAGGACATGAATCGCGCTGGGTGATGCTCGAACCAGTGCGGGCATACGCAGCTGAATACCTAGAAACCAGCGGTGGTGAGGAGGTGCGAGACCGTCACGCTGATTACTTCCTTGCACTGCTGGAGCGTTGCCAAGTGCAGGTCAATGACCTTACGGCCACCTCATTGAGCGTTCTGAGGACTGAGGACGCGAATATGCATGCAGCCTTGCTGCATTTTGTGTGTAGAGGCCGGTGGCAGGAGGCATGGCGCATGCTGGCCGACGTGCTCACCACGTACTGGCATGTGACGGGCTTTCACGCCAGCCCTCGGCGCTTCATCCTCGACATGGTGTACGGCGCCATCAACCTCGCTGCTCCCGAGCAGCGTCGTTTTGCTCAAGCAACGCTCGGCGCACTCGTTGTCCACGATCAGCACGATACGCGGCGGGTTGATCAAGCCATCCGTGGCCTGCAAGACAGCATTGAGGCGTTCCACGAGCAGGGCGACGGGTCATCCGAGGCTTATGCCCTCAGTTGTCTTGTGAAACTGCTTATCGACTGTCATCAGGCTGAGCATAGCCTCCAATACTTTGAGCGCTTGCGAGACCTGCCGTTCACACGTGAGCATACGGCCTTTCGCGCAAATGTGTTGCATAACCTCGGCGTGACCTACAGCATCCTAGAACGGTATGGGGCGGCCCTCCAGCACCTCGAGGCCTCGCGCACGCTCAAGGAGGAACTGCATGACGTGGCCGGACTCGCGTGGACAGCGCAGGCCCATGCCTGGATTGCATACCGCACGAATGCTCCGGAAACGGCATGGACGCAGGCAACGACCGCGTGGCGCTGGCTGCACGACGTTCAGGACGTGAACCTCATGTCCCGACTCCTGCGATTGTTCGCCTTGCTCGGAGGCCCTTCCGAGCAAGGCGAGTGGACGGTTCGCCTGCTGGCCTACGACAGGCACTTGCGGTCCACAACCGGACAGGCGATGGACGCGCGTTATGCGGGCCCCATCGCAGAACTGCGCGATCGCCTCTACGCTCAGCTGGGTTCAGTGGCTTTCGACAACATCTGGCATGCTGCAGGCGAGGACGACGCGCCCAGGGTGCTACAGGCTGTCGACGAGTGGCTCCGCGACAGCCCAAAGTCGCGGGCGGTGTCTGACCCCACGAACAGCCTCACTCCGCGTGAACGAGACGTACTTCGAGCCCTGGCGCAGGGCGCAACCGATAAGAAGATAGCGCAGCAGTTGGGAATCAGTGCCGGCACGGTCAGCAAGCACGTGACGAACATGCTCGGAAAACTGGACCTACGTAACCGCGTGGAACTTGCCCGCTGGGCAGCGCAGCACCACCTCGAGGGTTGA
- a CDS encoding trypsin-like serine protease — translation MFTVLVGLLALSACSSSPPVTRDVLLDPQITKGGDLDGQGHPYVGLMIAQDKNGAPLFRCSGTLIDSTHYLTAGHCTDGAEHVEIWFDAGPIPVDAGYRAAILAGKTPAEACNIVRTDALADSGYPCVGQASGKAYTHPDFYSGPFYLNDLGMVVLDSAYATPGNQYGKLPQLNILDTLATNLGKNRVTFTTVGYGLQEAYPDPAAWKDVAIRQRMVAQPKLIRLNPVYMTLSNNSNTGGTCFGDSGGPNFIGDSNVVGGVTSFAINPTCAGTSGVYRVDRPDDLAWLATFGLTP, via the coding sequence GTGTTTACAGTGCTGGTTGGCCTGCTTGCTCTGTCTGCCTGTAGCAGTTCACCTCCAGTAACCAGAGACGTCCTCCTTGATCCGCAGATCACCAAGGGCGGAGACCTCGACGGCCAAGGCCATCCCTACGTGGGTCTGATGATCGCTCAGGACAAGAACGGTGCACCGTTATTCAGGTGCAGCGGCACTCTGATCGACTCCACCCACTACCTGACCGCCGGCCACTGCACCGATGGTGCCGAGCATGTGGAAATCTGGTTCGATGCTGGCCCCATCCCGGTGGATGCGGGCTACAGGGCGGCCATTCTGGCTGGCAAGACACCGGCCGAAGCCTGCAACATCGTTCGCACCGACGCGCTGGCTGACAGCGGTTACCCCTGCGTGGGTCAGGCCAGCGGCAAGGCCTACACGCATCCCGACTTCTACAGTGGCCCCTTTTACCTGAACGACCTGGGCATGGTGGTGTTGGATTCGGCGTATGCGACCCCTGGGAACCAGTACGGCAAACTGCCTCAACTGAATATTTTGGACACCCTTGCCACCAACTTGGGCAAAAACCGTGTGACCTTCACCACCGTTGGGTACGGCCTGCAGGAAGCCTACCCGGACCCGGCCGCGTGGAAGGACGTCGCCATCCGGCAGCGCATGGTCGCCCAACCCAAACTGATCCGCCTTAACCCCGTGTACATGACCCTCTCGAACAATTCGAACACCGGCGGCACGTGCTTCGGCGACTCGGGCGGTCCGAATTTCATCGGCGACAGTAACGTGGTGGGTGGGGTTACTTCCTTCGCAATCAATCCCACCTGCGCCGGAACGAGTGGCGTGTACCGGGTGGATCGCCCGGACGACCTGGCCTGGCTCGCCACCTTTGGACTCACCCCCTGA
- the dbpA gene encoding ATP-dependent RNA helicase DbpA encodes MLNFGGLQHMNSKPFTILPLKTSLLANLATLGYHQMTTIQEKSLPHVLKGRDLIAQAKTGSGKTAAFGLGILSKLDPASFAIQGLVLCPTRELADQVAGELRRLARAEGNIKVLALTGGTPLRPQVASLEHGAHIVVGTPGRLRDHLGRGTIDLAHVHTLVLDEADRMTDMGFYDEIAGIVRACPRQRQTLLFSATYPDDIRQATRSFLNNPAEVIVEAQHAGDQIEQRFYAVEFDERDAAVGRLLRYFRPASALVFCNTRAHCRELAEELHAQGFSALALHGDLEQRERDEILVLFANRSCSVLVATDVAARGLDIADLDAVIIADVSRDTEVHIHRVGRTGRAGATGLALTLCAPNEKKWVGLIEEYQNAPIHWHALDDLAPDSAGAATAPMVTLCIMGGKKDKLRPGDVLGALTGDLGLSKEQVGKINVTESTTYVAVDRHAVDQAFRRLNDRNMPGRDVGTIKGRRFRMRLIKV; translated from the coding sequence ATGCTCAATTTTGGCGGCCTACAGCATATGAATTCAAAGCCATTCACGATCCTGCCCCTGAAAACCAGTCTTCTGGCCAACCTCGCCACACTGGGCTACCACCAGATGACAACCATCCAGGAGAAGAGCCTGCCGCACGTCCTGAAGGGGCGTGACCTGATCGCGCAGGCCAAGACTGGCAGTGGTAAAACGGCCGCCTTTGGCCTCGGCATCCTGAGCAAGCTCGATCCGGCGTCGTTCGCCATCCAGGGGCTGGTGCTGTGCCCCACGCGCGAACTGGCCGACCAGGTGGCCGGCGAGCTCCGTCGTCTGGCACGCGCAGAAGGGAACATCAAAGTGCTCGCCCTGACCGGCGGCACGCCACTGCGCCCTCAGGTGGCCTCGCTTGAGCACGGCGCCCATATCGTGGTCGGCACGCCTGGCCGCCTCCGCGATCATCTTGGCCGCGGCACCATCGACCTCGCCCACGTTCACACGCTGGTGCTCGACGAAGCGGACCGCATGACAGACATGGGCTTCTACGACGAGATCGCAGGCATTGTCCGTGCCTGTCCCAGGCAGCGCCAGACCCTGCTGTTCTCTGCCACCTACCCAGATGACATCCGCCAAGCCACCAGAAGCTTCCTGAACAATCCAGCCGAAGTGATTGTGGAAGCGCAGCATGCGGGCGACCAAATCGAGCAGCGCTTCTACGCAGTGGAATTCGACGAGCGGGACGCTGCTGTCGGACGCCTGCTCAGGTATTTCAGGCCCGCCTCGGCGCTGGTCTTTTGTAACACCAGGGCCCATTGCCGGGAGCTGGCCGAGGAACTGCATGCCCAGGGCTTTTCGGCCCTGGCTCTGCATGGTGATCTGGAACAGCGCGAACGCGACGAGATTCTGGTGTTGTTCGCCAACCGCAGCTGCTCGGTGCTGGTTGCCACTGATGTGGCCGCGCGCGGCCTGGACATCGCCGATCTTGACGCCGTGATCATTGCGGACGTGTCCAGGGATACGGAAGTCCACATCCACCGTGTGGGCCGCACTGGCCGTGCGGGCGCGACTGGCTTGGCCCTGACCCTGTGCGCACCCAACGAGAAAAAGTGGGTCGGACTGATAGAGGAGTATCAGAACGCGCCAATCCACTGGCACGCGCTTGACGACCTTGCCCCCGACAGCGCCGGGGCGGCGACTGCGCCTATGGTGACGCTGTGCATTATGGGCGGAAAGAAGGACAAGCTCCGTCCCGGCGACGTGCTGGGCGCCCTCACAGGTGATCTGGGCCTGAGCAAGGAACAGGTCGGGAAGATCAACGTGACTGAATCCACGACCTATGTCGCGGTCGACCGGCACGCGGTGGACCAGGCGTTCAGGCGCCTGAACGACAGGAACATGCCGGGGCGCGACGTTGGTACCATCAAGGGCCGCCGCTTCCGGATGCGTCTCATCAAGGTCTGA